Proteins encoded by one window of Amaranthus tricolor cultivar Red isolate AtriRed21 chromosome 4, ASM2621246v1, whole genome shotgun sequence:
- the LOC130811414 gene encoding protein ALTERED SEED GERMINATION 2 isoform X3, producing the protein MPETSDEIVASGAGDAEVRVFNLSCISGGRVEDTPVTPCAHFQCHTRRVKKLAVEVGNPNVIWSASEDGTLRQHDFREGSSCPPAGSSNQECRSVLLDLRGASKRSLAEPPKQTLQLKSFDISATRPHLLLVGGSDAFSRLYDRRMLPPLSSCQIKNSPPPCVSYFCPIHLSERGRSRLHLTHVTFSLDGDEILMSYSGEHVYLMDLNQGSGNAMRYTCGDLVKHWSFLPINGVEITSAKNCSTVQLCKSKKLLEFAETCLKEGTEYYYGIEACNEVLDGGYRIDLQLKHACLCTRAALLLKRKWKNDTHMAIRDLSQARKINLSSFKVYFCMSEALSQLGKHKEALDFALAAQCLDHSNAEVSERVECIRKQLSAAEAEKSKKSNDVGSKSEPYADRLISLGDIFYRSEANSDTSQEGPRSERDDSDYDEELELDFETSMSGDEGRDAEQNVLHGSLNVRIHRRADSAREASASNGSCRSPSSYKKESTSYQIICALQPEAVIDMKQRYVGHCNVGTDIKQANFLGQNGDYIASGSDDGRWFIWEKKTGRLVKMLCGDEAVVNCVQSHPFDSVVATSGIDSTIKIWTPIAPVPSMVAGGSAGPNTFNVLEAMEGNQRSLCRARETTLPFELLERFHMHDFTEGTLHPFECAQS; encoded by the exons atgCCTGAGACTTCTGATGAGATTGTGGCATCTGGGGCTGGTGATGCAGAG GTTCGTGTGTTTAATTTATCTTGCATAAGTGGAGGACGTGTTGAAGACACTCCTGTTACTCCTTGTGCTCATTTTCAGTGTCACACTAGGAGAGTGAAAAAATTAGCG GTTGAGGTTGGAAATCCTAATGTTATCTGGAGTGCTAGTGAAGATGGAACCTTAAGGCAACACGATTTTCGTGAAGGTTCTTCATGTCCTCCTGCTGGATCCTCCAATCAAGAATGTCGCAGTGTACTG CTTGACTTACGTGGTGCTTCAAAAAGGTCCTTGGCTGAACCACCCAAACAAACACTTCAATTGAAGTCCTTTGATATCAGTGCTACAAGACCCCATCTGCTTCTTGTAGGGGGAAG TGATGCATTTTCTCGTTTATACGATAGAAGGATGCTGCCTCCTCTGTCGTCCTGCCAGATAAAAAATTCGCCACCTCCGTGTGTTAGCTATTTCTGCCCAATACATCTTTCTGAGCGG GGACGTTCAAGATTGCATCTGACTCATGTAACATTTAGTCTGGATGGCGACGAAATTCTTATGAGTTATAGTGGAGAACATGTCTATTTGATGGATCTAAACCaag GCAGTGGAAATGCTATGCGGTACACATGTGGAGATTTGGTAAAGCATTGGAGCTTTCTTCCTATTAATGGAGTAGAAATCACCTCAGCAAAAAACTGTTCGACTGTGCAG CTTTGCAAAAGCAAAAAACTTTTGGAATTTGCAGAAACATGCTTAAAAGAGGGGACAGAGTATTATTATGGAATTGAAGCATGCAATGAAGTTCTTGATGGAGGTTATAGAATTGATCTCCAGCTTAAGCATGCTTGTCTTTGTACACGTGCTGCCTTGCTTCTTAAG AGGAAGTGGAAAAATGACACTCACATGGCTATAAGGGATTTAAGTCAAGCTCgaaaaattaatttatcttCATTTAAAGTATACTTCTGCATGTCTGAAGCTTTATCTCAG TTAGGCAAGCATAAAGAAGCCCTAGATTTTGCTCTAGCAGCTCAATGTCTGGATCATTCAAATGCTGAAGTCTCAGAAAGGGTGGAATGTATTCGAAAGCAGCTTTCAGCAG CCGAAGCTGAGAAGAGCAAGAAGTCAAATGATGTAGGATCCAAGTCTGAACCATATGCTGACAGACTGATATCATTAGGTGACATCTTTTACCGCTCAGAGGCTAACAGTGATACTTCACAAGAGGGTCCTAGATCCGAGAGAGATGACTCTGACTATGATGAAGAATTGGAGTTGGATTTTGAAACATCAATGTCAGGTGATGAGGGTCGTGATGCTGAACAGAATGTCCTTCATGGAAGTTTGAATGTGAGAATTCACCGAAGAGCTGATTCAGCTAGAGAAGCCAGTGCTTCAAATGGTTCCTGCAGATCTCCATCTTCTTATAAAAAAGAGAGCACGAGTTATCAG ATTATTTGTGCATTGCAGCCAGAAGCTGTCATTGATATGAAACAGAGATATGTTGGTCACTGCAATGTAGGAACTGACATAAAACAAGCTAATTTTTTGGGCCAGAATG GTGATTATATTGCAAGTGGAAGTGATGATGGAAGATGGTTTATTTGGGAAAAGAAAACTGGAAGACTGGTCAAAATGCTCTGTGGAGATGAAGCTG TGGTTAACTGTGTCCAATCCCATCCATTTGATTCTGTTGTGGCTACCAGTGGAATAGATAGTACAATTAAG ATTTGGACTCCTATTGCTCCAGTCCCCTCTATGGTAGCTGGTGGCTCAGCAGGTCCCAATACATTCAATGTCTTGGAAGCGATGGAAGGCAATCAACGTAGCTTGTGTCGGGCACGTGAAACTACTCT GCCCTTTGAGCTGTTGGAGAGGTTCCACATGCATGATTTTACTGAAGGAACGTTACATCCTTTTGAGTGTGCGCAGAGCTAA
- the LOC130811414 gene encoding protein ALTERED SEED GERMINATION 2 isoform X2 has translation MDSYGFHDGNISNIIYNRTIDFRHDVKHTLQMHSSMIRRLSLERELEGHTGCVNTIAWNSTGSLLISGSDDTRINVWKYIGHKLLTSVDTGHSSNIFCTKFMPETSDEIVASGAGDAEVRVFNLSCISGGRVEDTPVTPCAHFQCHTRRVKKLAVEVGNPNVIWSASEDGTLRQHDFREGSSCPPAGSSNQECRSVLLDLRGASKRSLAEPPKQTLQLKSFDISATRPHLLLVGGSDAFSRLYDRRMLPPLSSCQIKNSPPPCVSYFCPIHLSERGRSRLHLTHVTFSLDGDEILMSYSGEHVYLMDLNQGSGNAMRYTCGDLVKHWSFLPINGVEITSAKNCSTVQLCKSKKLLEFAETCLKEGTEYYYGIEACNEVLDGGYRIDLQLKHACLCTRAALLLKRKWKNDTHMAIRDLSQARKINLSSFKVYFCMSEALSQLGKHKEALDFALAAQCLDHSNAEVSERVECIRKQLSAAEAEKSKKSNDVGSKSEPYADRLISLGDIFYRSEANSDTSQEGPRSERDDSDYDEELELDFETSMSGDEGRDAEQNVLHGSLNVRIHRRADSAREASASNGSCRSPSSYKKESTSYQPEAVIDMKQRYVGHCNVGTDIKQANFLGQNGDYIASGSDDGRWFIWEKKTGRLVKMLCGDEAVVNCVQSHPFDSVVATSGIDSTIKIWTPIAPVPSMVAGGSAGPNTFNVLEAMEGNQRSLCRARETTLPFELLERFHMHDFTEGTLHPFECAQS, from the exons ATGGATTCCTATGGCTTTCATGATGGTAACATTTCCAATATCATTTACAACCGTACAATCGACTTTCGCCAT GATGTGAAACATACATTACAAATGCactcatccatgatacggaggTTGTCGCTCGAAAGGGAATTGGAG GGACACACAGGTTGTGTAAATACGATTGCATGGAACTCAACTGGCTCACTCCTGATTTCCGGCTCAGATGACACGAGA ATTAATGTTTGGAAGTACATTGGTCATAAGCTTTTGACTAGCGTTGATACGGGTCATTCTTCCAAcatattttgcacgaaatttatgCCTGAGACTTCTGATGAGATTGTGGCATCTGGGGCTGGTGATGCAGAG GTTCGTGTGTTTAATTTATCTTGCATAAGTGGAGGACGTGTTGAAGACACTCCTGTTACTCCTTGTGCTCATTTTCAGTGTCACACTAGGAGAGTGAAAAAATTAGCG GTTGAGGTTGGAAATCCTAATGTTATCTGGAGTGCTAGTGAAGATGGAACCTTAAGGCAACACGATTTTCGTGAAGGTTCTTCATGTCCTCCTGCTGGATCCTCCAATCAAGAATGTCGCAGTGTACTG CTTGACTTACGTGGTGCTTCAAAAAGGTCCTTGGCTGAACCACCCAAACAAACACTTCAATTGAAGTCCTTTGATATCAGTGCTACAAGACCCCATCTGCTTCTTGTAGGGGGAAG TGATGCATTTTCTCGTTTATACGATAGAAGGATGCTGCCTCCTCTGTCGTCCTGCCAGATAAAAAATTCGCCACCTCCGTGTGTTAGCTATTTCTGCCCAATACATCTTTCTGAGCGG GGACGTTCAAGATTGCATCTGACTCATGTAACATTTAGTCTGGATGGCGACGAAATTCTTATGAGTTATAGTGGAGAACATGTCTATTTGATGGATCTAAACCaag GCAGTGGAAATGCTATGCGGTACACATGTGGAGATTTGGTAAAGCATTGGAGCTTTCTTCCTATTAATGGAGTAGAAATCACCTCAGCAAAAAACTGTTCGACTGTGCAG CTTTGCAAAAGCAAAAAACTTTTGGAATTTGCAGAAACATGCTTAAAAGAGGGGACAGAGTATTATTATGGAATTGAAGCATGCAATGAAGTTCTTGATGGAGGTTATAGAATTGATCTCCAGCTTAAGCATGCTTGTCTTTGTACACGTGCTGCCTTGCTTCTTAAG AGGAAGTGGAAAAATGACACTCACATGGCTATAAGGGATTTAAGTCAAGCTCgaaaaattaatttatcttCATTTAAAGTATACTTCTGCATGTCTGAAGCTTTATCTCAG TTAGGCAAGCATAAAGAAGCCCTAGATTTTGCTCTAGCAGCTCAATGTCTGGATCATTCAAATGCTGAAGTCTCAGAAAGGGTGGAATGTATTCGAAAGCAGCTTTCAGCAG CCGAAGCTGAGAAGAGCAAGAAGTCAAATGATGTAGGATCCAAGTCTGAACCATATGCTGACAGACTGATATCATTAGGTGACATCTTTTACCGCTCAGAGGCTAACAGTGATACTTCACAAGAGGGTCCTAGATCCGAGAGAGATGACTCTGACTATGATGAAGAATTGGAGTTGGATTTTGAAACATCAATGTCAGGTGATGAGGGTCGTGATGCTGAACAGAATGTCCTTCATGGAAGTTTGAATGTGAGAATTCACCGAAGAGCTGATTCAGCTAGAGAAGCCAGTGCTTCAAATGGTTCCTGCAGATCTCCATCTTCTTATAAAAAAGAGAGCACGAGTTATCAG CCAGAAGCTGTCATTGATATGAAACAGAGATATGTTGGTCACTGCAATGTAGGAACTGACATAAAACAAGCTAATTTTTTGGGCCAGAATG GTGATTATATTGCAAGTGGAAGTGATGATGGAAGATGGTTTATTTGGGAAAAGAAAACTGGAAGACTGGTCAAAATGCTCTGTGGAGATGAAGCTG TGGTTAACTGTGTCCAATCCCATCCATTTGATTCTGTTGTGGCTACCAGTGGAATAGATAGTACAATTAAG ATTTGGACTCCTATTGCTCCAGTCCCCTCTATGGTAGCTGGTGGCTCAGCAGGTCCCAATACATTCAATGTCTTGGAAGCGATGGAAGGCAATCAACGTAGCTTGTGTCGGGCACGTGAAACTACTCT GCCCTTTGAGCTGTTGGAGAGGTTCCACATGCATGATTTTACTGAAGGAACGTTACATCCTTTTGAGTGTGCGCAGAGCTAA
- the LOC130811414 gene encoding protein ALTERED SEED GERMINATION 2 isoform X1, translating into MDSYGFHDGNISNIIYNRTIDFRHDVKHTLQMHSSMIRRLSLERELEGHTGCVNTIAWNSTGSLLISGSDDTRINVWKYIGHKLLTSVDTGHSSNIFCTKFMPETSDEIVASGAGDAEVRVFNLSCISGGRVEDTPVTPCAHFQCHTRRVKKLAVEVGNPNVIWSASEDGTLRQHDFREGSSCPPAGSSNQECRSVLLDLRGASKRSLAEPPKQTLQLKSFDISATRPHLLLVGGSDAFSRLYDRRMLPPLSSCQIKNSPPPCVSYFCPIHLSERGRSRLHLTHVTFSLDGDEILMSYSGEHVYLMDLNQGSGNAMRYTCGDLVKHWSFLPINGVEITSAKNCSTVQLCKSKKLLEFAETCLKEGTEYYYGIEACNEVLDGGYRIDLQLKHACLCTRAALLLKRKWKNDTHMAIRDLSQARKINLSSFKVYFCMSEALSQLGKHKEALDFALAAQCLDHSNAEVSERVECIRKQLSAAEAEKSKKSNDVGSKSEPYADRLISLGDIFYRSEANSDTSQEGPRSERDDSDYDEELELDFETSMSGDEGRDAEQNVLHGSLNVRIHRRADSAREASASNGSCRSPSSYKKESTSYQIICALQPEAVIDMKQRYVGHCNVGTDIKQANFLGQNGDYIASGSDDGRWFIWEKKTGRLVKMLCGDEAVVNCVQSHPFDSVVATSGIDSTIKIWTPIAPVPSMVAGGSAGPNTFNVLEAMEGNQRSLCRARETTLPFELLERFHMHDFTEGTLHPFECAQS; encoded by the exons ATGGATTCCTATGGCTTTCATGATGGTAACATTTCCAATATCATTTACAACCGTACAATCGACTTTCGCCAT GATGTGAAACATACATTACAAATGCactcatccatgatacggaggTTGTCGCTCGAAAGGGAATTGGAG GGACACACAGGTTGTGTAAATACGATTGCATGGAACTCAACTGGCTCACTCCTGATTTCCGGCTCAGATGACACGAGA ATTAATGTTTGGAAGTACATTGGTCATAAGCTTTTGACTAGCGTTGATACGGGTCATTCTTCCAAcatattttgcacgaaatttatgCCTGAGACTTCTGATGAGATTGTGGCATCTGGGGCTGGTGATGCAGAG GTTCGTGTGTTTAATTTATCTTGCATAAGTGGAGGACGTGTTGAAGACACTCCTGTTACTCCTTGTGCTCATTTTCAGTGTCACACTAGGAGAGTGAAAAAATTAGCG GTTGAGGTTGGAAATCCTAATGTTATCTGGAGTGCTAGTGAAGATGGAACCTTAAGGCAACACGATTTTCGTGAAGGTTCTTCATGTCCTCCTGCTGGATCCTCCAATCAAGAATGTCGCAGTGTACTG CTTGACTTACGTGGTGCTTCAAAAAGGTCCTTGGCTGAACCACCCAAACAAACACTTCAATTGAAGTCCTTTGATATCAGTGCTACAAGACCCCATCTGCTTCTTGTAGGGGGAAG TGATGCATTTTCTCGTTTATACGATAGAAGGATGCTGCCTCCTCTGTCGTCCTGCCAGATAAAAAATTCGCCACCTCCGTGTGTTAGCTATTTCTGCCCAATACATCTTTCTGAGCGG GGACGTTCAAGATTGCATCTGACTCATGTAACATTTAGTCTGGATGGCGACGAAATTCTTATGAGTTATAGTGGAGAACATGTCTATTTGATGGATCTAAACCaag GCAGTGGAAATGCTATGCGGTACACATGTGGAGATTTGGTAAAGCATTGGAGCTTTCTTCCTATTAATGGAGTAGAAATCACCTCAGCAAAAAACTGTTCGACTGTGCAG CTTTGCAAAAGCAAAAAACTTTTGGAATTTGCAGAAACATGCTTAAAAGAGGGGACAGAGTATTATTATGGAATTGAAGCATGCAATGAAGTTCTTGATGGAGGTTATAGAATTGATCTCCAGCTTAAGCATGCTTGTCTTTGTACACGTGCTGCCTTGCTTCTTAAG AGGAAGTGGAAAAATGACACTCACATGGCTATAAGGGATTTAAGTCAAGCTCgaaaaattaatttatcttCATTTAAAGTATACTTCTGCATGTCTGAAGCTTTATCTCAG TTAGGCAAGCATAAAGAAGCCCTAGATTTTGCTCTAGCAGCTCAATGTCTGGATCATTCAAATGCTGAAGTCTCAGAAAGGGTGGAATGTATTCGAAAGCAGCTTTCAGCAG CCGAAGCTGAGAAGAGCAAGAAGTCAAATGATGTAGGATCCAAGTCTGAACCATATGCTGACAGACTGATATCATTAGGTGACATCTTTTACCGCTCAGAGGCTAACAGTGATACTTCACAAGAGGGTCCTAGATCCGAGAGAGATGACTCTGACTATGATGAAGAATTGGAGTTGGATTTTGAAACATCAATGTCAGGTGATGAGGGTCGTGATGCTGAACAGAATGTCCTTCATGGAAGTTTGAATGTGAGAATTCACCGAAGAGCTGATTCAGCTAGAGAAGCCAGTGCTTCAAATGGTTCCTGCAGATCTCCATCTTCTTATAAAAAAGAGAGCACGAGTTATCAG ATTATTTGTGCATTGCAGCCAGAAGCTGTCATTGATATGAAACAGAGATATGTTGGTCACTGCAATGTAGGAACTGACATAAAACAAGCTAATTTTTTGGGCCAGAATG GTGATTATATTGCAAGTGGAAGTGATGATGGAAGATGGTTTATTTGGGAAAAGAAAACTGGAAGACTGGTCAAAATGCTCTGTGGAGATGAAGCTG TGGTTAACTGTGTCCAATCCCATCCATTTGATTCTGTTGTGGCTACCAGTGGAATAGATAGTACAATTAAG ATTTGGACTCCTATTGCTCCAGTCCCCTCTATGGTAGCTGGTGGCTCAGCAGGTCCCAATACATTCAATGTCTTGGAAGCGATGGAAGGCAATCAACGTAGCTTGTGTCGGGCACGTGAAACTACTCT GCCCTTTGAGCTGTTGGAGAGGTTCCACATGCATGATTTTACTGAAGGAACGTTACATCCTTTTGAGTGTGCGCAGAGCTAA